TGGCCGTATGTTTATTATTATGCAAAATGAGCCACAAGTGTGCAGTAAAATTCCACTATATTGACCTTTTGCTGTAGAATCCCAAACTTAAAAAGATAAAGCAAGATACGATGATATCTACAGTTTGACAAACAATGCaccaatttttatttgaaacttgAAAAAGAAAGCTATCGAATAGGATAAAAAGTATCCTGTTATAAGAGTCGTTCAACAAGTTTGAAAGCGTGACCTTTTAAAATGACTTTcttttaatacaaaaataaactctttttaaatacaaaataataatataaaatttataagtcCATAATAAAATTGTCTATCAAAATTCTTTTAatgtatataattttagttgtaaaaaataaaaataaaaataaaaataaccgCATAGTCTCAATTTGAAGCATACACAAAAGtttaaaattcttaaatttatcaaaagagcttatatatatatatataaaagtaaatttataacataattaataatataataaatatctagtttggattttttttgggttaaattaacatattttctgagatctaaaacattttttttttagtggattgactttaaaatattactagaAAAATCCATTTTAGCTGTCACATATTTAGTGTTGGCTCCTAGCGTCGGTCAAGCGGACGCTAAGGtgacagtttttttttaatatgttgtGTCGGTTTAGCCGAAGCTAAATAAAATAAGgctatttgtttaatttttattttaatatttaacgtCGGGGTCTAACactaattttatgattttttaaaattaatttttttaatattatttaaaaacttaatattatattttctaaaaacttcATCACCTCTCCTCGTTACTCTCCCTTCATCATCATCACTTTGTATCCCTCATGTTTTTCATGTAACCCTAGCTTTTGAACCCATCACCCACTCTCATCCCTCTCAATGCCGTCACCCACTATGTATTTGCGTGAAGCTCAGCCTATCGCCGCCGCATCATCGTTTCCATCATGTCACTCACTCTCGCGCATGTTACCCACTACGAACCCTAACTCTCAAATTTGTCACCCTCTCGAACCCGTCACCCACTCCGTCCTCACTGTCAAGCTCAACCTCTCGTCGCCGCATTACCGTTTCCCTCACCTCACTCACTCTCGCAGCCTCACCGTTTCCCTCACTCTCAGTGTTGCCGTCTCACTCTTGTCTCTGGTCTATTCTCAATGTAAGTGTTGTCGTCTCACTCTCAATGCACCGTTTAGGCTTTATTACATTTCATTTCATGGTGGAACTATTTTAACTTTCCTTTATAATGAGTTGTTGATACTTTCTCTCATCAAATTTGAGATGGAAGAATCGAGTAATCAACATCTTCAAAGCATTTGagattgtaatttaatttttttttatttcacttttGAATGAGTCaaaattaactatatatatatatatataatttatttttacatgttTGGATATCTATGAGTAGAATTAATCTGTCTCTagaattaatttttacttaaaactataatttgaaacttttatctctataaataatttttacttttaaaatttattatttataaactcAGATAATTTATctgaatatattttttctcaccacataatatatgtatttgttaaaaaaagtatGGCAAAGAAGAATTCTCATGAAGTATAATAGTTGTGATTTGACATAACTAACTACATTAACACATAAACAGAACTTGATTGTCGTTGAGAACACATATCTTACAACATGTTCAAAATAGCTTCCAAGTCTTAATTCTTCAATAGTACTAAACATATGAACTAACAAAGTTTTTGTGcatgactaaaataaaattgcttacatcaatattataaaaactGTACCAAACATCAAATCAATGAGACTTAAGTCATATTTCAATTGCTTTAAACCACTTGAACCGAAATATAACTGTTATTAAACTATTCGAATAACCAAACCGTAGACAGTATCAGTTCACATAACCATTTTCAAATAACCAAACGGTCGACAGTGTCAGTTCACAGAACCATTTGTccgatttttaaaacattgtttCACATGATAGAACATGCATTGGGATTATCATCACTGAAGAAGGAAGTGATCTTATCATCATGTCCATTTGGATTAGGCAATGCTAATTCAGTGTTTTTCACAAATCCAGAAGGTGCTTTCTTTGCATATGCCTGTGCTATGTAGGGATATGCCACTAAATTATATTCAACATATGGCCAAAACTTTGCTCTTTTTCCTGTGCTCTGCACTTTCTTTAGGACCTTATTTGCTTCCACATAACCAGTCACTGTTACCTTACTTTGCTCTCTATTCACATCTACTTCCTTCACACctacattattatatattaatcaaattcaacttttaataatcattttcttagagcaaaaaattcaaaattatattaaaaattaaaattcattcaaaccaacaaaaaaattataccatttaatttgaaataagaaaagatatatatttttttattttaaaaagactaaataaattatattagaaAACATATTCTAAAAATTACGTATGCTAAGAATATAAAATACACAAAGATTTCAGTCACGACATCTTCACAAGTAAAAGAGAAaccttaaaacaaataaaaagactactaaaaataaatatgagataAGATTATGAATTACCTTTCATGTTAGTAACAGAATTCCTAACTCTTCTTTCACAACCATCACAATCCATTTTCACCTTTATTTCAACAGTCTATAAgagaaaaaggagaaaaaataatcaaaattttcttaaaacaaaGCTCACTATTGACACACATATACATAAGGATAGGAGGTTGTGTTTCACCTGCATTGGTTTACGTTTCTTTTTTGGTGTGACAGAGAAATAATCTGAAAGGAAATCTAGAGCACCCATTTCCTtaaaatttgttatgttttatgCAAGAGAAAGGAATGGAACATCAAAGAAAAAGGTTGaacagtggaaataaaaagaaGAGGATGTAGAACTATATTTTAGTTATGAAGTTATAGACTTATATAATGGAACTAGGGAGTGATAAATGATTACCTTTACAATATGTGCAACTTGTcctaaattttaatgtaaataaaatatataatgctTAGACAATGATTTTTCTCATTCTCTTTAATCATGTAGCTCCCCGCAAATATCATCGTGACATACAACTTGGTTTCACCTATATGTCATTCACTCATTGGCTCTAATTCACAAAATAATGTTAACTTAAAGTGTGAGAATGattaatagtaaaaatatttattattaaactgttcatttctaatttttttttatattaacgtTGAATGTTACtacatttcaataaaataatatgtatattttatatttactatcgtaaaattttaagtaaaaatatgatatctaatacatttgtgtcattactTTTAGTTTAATATAGGAACATAGTAtataatttgtgttatttttatctcaatatcaatgtttaaaaaaataaaaaaaacaattaacatattttttagtGGATTGCAAGGAGGACACAATCAATTATCCGAATTCATGATATTTCgtttatttactttttgtaaTACATTTTCCAAATTGAATTTAGTATCACTTTTTtactaaagaaaataatttctCAATCATTAACTTCATTCTAACCAATCTGTTTACGCATCCATAAATGTGATGTaatgtatcattttttttatggtaATCATTTTGAAGGGTCAATATTTCAACCCAAAAATTAACATGCATATCTATCTATATTTAGAATTTGTGAACGAAAATGATAATGATAGATCATTTCGAAATGTCAATATTGCTTAACAAAATAATGCAATTTTTTTGGGGCCATGTTTGTTCTCTGACCCTTAATAGATAAAGAAAGGACTATTACGTCTTTCATGTATGCAATTTTACTTGCACTATTAAATGAATGACAAAATACACacaataattatgaaaatatcaaattgatttttaatttcttttattgagttaactttatatttgtaaaagctataatattaaactatttttaatctttatttcatttcaatcatttttagttaGAGATATTTTGAAAACAGTATTGTAAATTTTGTTATCAATCATATAAAGAACAACGTACCAATTTTCTATATAATTTCATGCGATAAATTTAgcaaattttgtatttaatttcattaactctaaaatatatttcactCGAATTCTATctgtttatttttctaaaatttaattgaatgatTATTGCAATCAAAACCTCttaaatattacataaatttatttaaaaaattcaaaaaaaattaaatttaaattttataaaaattaatatattattttcgtGTAATTAAAAGATTGAAAAATCAATTCGTTTACAACTTGGGCGAGATATacaaaacaacaacaattaTTCAATTCTAATATACATCTAATCTGGTTGTTCTTGTCCACTTGTGGCCACAATTCATGGAATTCCAATGGTTCTTCCTAAAGTTTACATTTTGTCCACTTCCATTATTCATCCAAGTGTCACACTCCAATTAAATTCAAGTTTCTCTTGTTAGGATCACACATTGGTACTTTGATGATACTTCTAGGGATTTCTACCAATCTAGTACTAGTTTTATTATTCCCTCAGTGTAGGGACAAGAATATATATTATAGGTCTTCCATAGAAGTTATGTTAGtaaagttttattgttttactttcAACATCAATTTTTTAGCCGCATAGATTTAAGGATATATGCTTGATAATATGCATGCTAGGCATCTTGTGTtgaaaaaataatgtttaaatttttaaagaattaaacacaatatttttatacttgTTTTATTAACATATGTCCTTAAGCTAATTCATTTTATGAAATTTGGTTAAAGATTATTGTTTATTGTTTGTAGATTGAGAATATATGGATCACAAATGTTACTGTGGGACTTTATCTCTACCAAAATTGACTTGTATAATCATTAAAGTTAGAGATCATGACTACACTAGTTTCAATGTTATTAACAAAGACTTTCCTGGTACCCGATCCTTGCTTTGCGACCATTGTCGGATTTTTGAGTCAActtgtttttcatttgattggAACGTTTGAAGATCAATCTCTATTGAAGAACATAGGAACTATCAAGGATCTCACTAGTCTCTCAAAAAGAGATAACAATAAATCACTAAAGAGGACGTCGTGTCGGCAACAAGAGTTAAACTAAATTTTTGTGGAGTATGAGTGAATTTTTAGAATATAAGATGTCAATATGCCATGCCGCTACATAACGGCTTACTCGAAATCATAACAATATGTTCTTTAGTCAAAACTCTATATGAATTGGACTCATTTTATcgacaaatttcaaattttataattgtatataATCTCATTGAACGACAAAGCCAATTTTTTTTGACTTATGGGACAAAgtcttatattataaatattatagaaaaaagaGTTTGAGTGTCAAATACTAACAGTTAAAAAGTGTTATATTATCAtaacatcaaaatcatttataaaCGTGACTTTAAAGTATTaaaatttgaaccaaatatattaatatttttgtttataaataagaaCGGAGGGAATATCAAAATTCATATATGTAAAGTAGAGGTGAGCAAAACACGAGTCATACTAATCCATAAtctaatcttaaaattttattaggATTATTCTTCATATTTTAACTCGTTTTTAGATTTGAACAATTTAATGTGttaaattaagattaaattcatttgagaCGAAACTATGTCGAACAAACGGacaattgaaacaaaaaaatataaattgattacTGAATTatgattgaaatttgaaaaatgaaagattcaattttttaatgttttatcaTGTATTCAAACTAAAAGCATGACTCTTACATGCATGTCTACTTCGTTACAATATTTCTACCAAAACTAACAAAGATTTCACATTGAACATGTAATAAAACTAACAATTAGTTGTGAGCAAGGCACAAATCGTATCTAACTCTAATCTATACTTAAATTTTGACTGGATGAATGTATTTGGACTTTAACCAATTTATAAACCCAATCAAACTCAATATTTTACAAGTTGAATGAGACAAAGACAAAACAAATCTTAAAGTTGGATTGAATTATGCTCACTCTTAATTTAGACGCAATCATAAGCTTTTTCTTTGAAATCGAGGTGAACATTACACATGTTTAGAGAGAATCAAATAAGGTGACAAATGGATTAGCCAATTTGGATCCAATTATCTCTATGGTATTCTATAGTATATGCAGGCCCCTTGCTCATTTGAGTGAGTGTTTGATATAGTTTTGACAGTTGAATTCAAATTCTATGCACATTTTAAAAGATACCCATAACCAATATGTTAAAAATTCAcattataaacaaaagtttGATGAGATTTAGTAATTACATGCAAAATTTATTAGATAATTTGTATCTAAACATTACatttattaatgttgttgttcacataaataacGAGTTagaatacataatttttttttcaaacacaagTTTGAGGAAAAACACTATACTATCATGTTCAAATGTGTCCGTTATCTAAAGTTGTAAAAACGAGCTATTTAGATTTATCAAACAAGAGTAAAAAACtctatttaaaaatagatgtaaaaaatattactcattgCGGACTTTCAAGCTAATacactatttaattatttttaaattttttatttatattttgtaatattaagtgttattttaattataaatatatttttgtgagaaagtataaaaataaaagaaattaagagAAAAGCAGGCCTGAATGAAGAGAGTGGAGAACTTGACTGGTTCTATGAACGAAGGACCTATTTGGATTCAGTTTTCATTCATTTGTTGTTGACCTTTTTTGTCCCCACTTCACTGAGAGAGCAACTTCATTGGTTACTCAACAACATGCTTTCTACTTCTATTCACTCTTCTCTTCTCACTTCTCTTCATCTCCGCCACCGTCCACCGTCTCCCCCACATTTCTCCGCCCCCACTTTTCACCCTTTTCCCTCCAATAAACCAACCCCTTCTTACCCTTTTCGTCTTTCTTCTCTTCCTCTCTTTTCACATTCCACCggcaacaataacaacaacaacaacaatggtGGTGATGGTGGTGGTGGTTACTGGGGTTACCCTTTTGACTCCGATGATTCTTCTTCAAATTCTCGTTACACCCTTTTCCTTTCCTTGCTATGTTCCTCTGTTATCTGTTATTTCTTCCAACTTCTTCTTGCCAAATTCGCAATGGCAAGAACCCCTTCATCTTGTTCTTCttcaattgaaaatgaaattttgaagCAGCCCATTTGGGAAGTGAAAGGTGGAaactttatcaaacttttcCCTGATCATTTAAAGGATATTTTCATTGCTTCAAATCCCACGTTCTTTTCTGAGTTATCATCCCTAAACGTTTCACAAGTTCCAAGCTTTTTGTACACTAAGTGCAAAGAATTCACGGTGAGGTTGATGCTTCCTGAAGGGTTTCCCAACAGTGTGACTAGTGATTATTTGGAGTATTCATTGTGGAGAGGTGTTCAAGGTGTTGCTTGTCAGGTTAGTGGTGTGTTGGCAACTCAAGCTTTGCTTTATGCTGTTGGATTGGGAAAAGGGGCTATTCCAACTGCTGCTGCTATCAATTGGGTGCTTAAAGATGGAATTGGGTATCTTAGTAAGATTTTGTTGTCTGATTTTGGTAGACATTTTGATGTTAACCCAAAAGGGTGGAGATTGTTTGCTGATCTTCTTGAAAATGCTGCTTTTGGTTTGGAGATGTGTACTCCTGCTTTCCCTCATTTGTTTGTGCCTATTGGTGCTGTTGCCGGGGCGTCTCGCTCTGCTGCTTCATTGATTCAGGTGATGAAAGAATGAACCTCTATAAAGTAGAAATTATCTATCACATGATATTGCAATGTCTTTAAATGTTTTGGATAGTCAATTATGCCTGTGTTAGAAtgttagaaattattttgtaatatctttatattatattgtagtATCTTAGTTTATCTTGtaagatcaatttataattttagagtATCTTAGATCAAAAACTTAGATTAAAAACCTAAGATTGTATCAAAGTCAATTCAAGATTTGTTGGCTATCCGCTATGAGGTCACACTCAGATGTCAAGTCTTGGTTGTGTGAGCTGTGTGTTGAGAGTTTCAGATTGGATGAGATATGACCTTAAATGTGTTTATATAAGTGGGAAACATCTCTAACCTTATAAGTCAGTTTTGTAAGGTTGAATTATACCCAATCCAAATTCTAAGAGCCTGTTTGAGGTAGTTCAAAAGCCAGACCTTACACCACGGTTCTACTTCAGCAATTCCAGTCATCCGGTGTATGTATGTGTGATTGTCAAACTGTTTTGGCAAAATATGAAGGATATTGAAAATTAAGTGTTTTGAGTCATTGAGATGTGGTAAGTACTTGTTAACCAACCATTGAGTTGTCTTGGATTTCAGTTCCATTCATCTGCCATGTTTCCAGAATTGATTTTAAAGTTTCAcaatgatatgaaaattgtTCACTTAATCtacttatattttagaaaaatttcgTGCGTGATGCTTTCCTTCCCCtatgattaatttcaaaattaagataACACTTGGCACACAGACAAAATGGAATTGAACTGTAAAGTGGAatcaaaattaatcatttttcaaTCTCATGTCTAATTCTGtccttttaaaaaagaatataatttaacttgtattttaCCATGAAAACCAAACTTTACtattgtgttttaaaataaataaatgaaaactaACACCAAACACTCTGCTGTATGATTGGGGTGGAAGCATAATCATATgcagagtaaaaaaaataatatttttttttctgtttggCACCAATAGGTAACTTCTGTTCCTATGCCTAACTTATTTGCATTCAGAATATTGAAAATTTAGGTAGTAACTTCAAATTGAAACTTAAAGTTGATTTTCTTTTCACAGGCTTCTACCAGGAGCTGTTTCTTTGCTGGTTTTGCTGCTCAAAGGAATTTCGCTGAGGTGAAAAATAGATCCTTTTCAGTTTGATTATATAAGAGTTTTGATTTAAATGACACAGCAGCGGTACAGTAATCACTTCAAGTTGTTGTTTGGAAGATCTCCATCAACTGCTACTAGTGGCATGAatcatgatttatttattttttcaatgcATGTTTCTTTTACttgtatattattttctttctgaaaaataataaattataggtAATTGCTAAAGGTGAAGTTCAAGGAATGGCAAGCAGGTTTATTGGTATCGCTCTTGGTATAGGACTCGGTAACTGCATAGGCTCTTCCACGCCTCTCGTTCTTGCTTCTTTTTGTGTCGTGACTTGGGTCCACATGTACTGCAATCTAAAGTCTTACCAGTCCATTCAATTGCGGACATTAAATCCTTATCGTGCAAGTaacttcttctctctctctctctctcaagtCTCGCACACCCTCACACTCAATTGTGTTGAAGCTGTGTTCCGTTATTctagaaaataatttgtttatgcCGTTGATGAAACACTAAGGCTTTGTTGGAGGACTTGGAATCTAGAAATGCTACTACTAGGGTTTGATTTGTTTGTTAAAAGATCAAACTTTATATGTTTtgtttattgattattttaccAGGTTTGGTTTTCAGTGAATATCTACTGAGTGGTCAGGCTCCTCCAGTTAAAGAGGTCAATGATGAGGAGCCACTATTTCCAGCACTACCCATATTAAATGCATGTTTTGCAAACAAAGTGAGTTCATCTTTCTTTTCTTATTGTAGTTAATGtgcaatttaaatatttaagacaATGGTCCTGCCTTCCTGATTAGAAATCTtctattactaataattgatttattcatTCATCTGTATTTTGGTGTATATCTTAAGGTTATTTATGACTTCACTTTTATAATAGGCACAATCAATTGTTTTATCATCTGAAGCAAAGGATGCTGCCGTAGAAATTGAAAGTCGTCTGCAGCTCGGGTCCAAACTCAGTGAAATTATCCACAATAAGGAGGAAGTGCTTGCTCTCTTTTCGCTTTATAAAAATGAAGGCTACATCTTGTCAGAGCACACAGGAAAATTCTGTGTAAGTTGACAAACTATATTCACTTTCAAGTTTACTTGTCAGTTGGTTTGCCTTCTACGAGGCATTAGCAAATTGGTGCATTAAGTTTACCTGTCTCAACATGGGAAACAAGTGGCAACTATAACTGCAAACATTTTCTATTGGGTTTCATGGGTCATAACTACCACATGTTCTTGATTCAGGTGGTGCTTAAAGAAAACTGTTCCCAGCTGGATATGCTGAAGGCATTGTTTCAGGTCAACTATCTTTATTGGTTAGAGAAGAATGCAGGAATTGAAGGACGAGGAGCCCTTTATGACTGCAAACCTGGGGGGAGGTTGCGGATATCTCTAGAATACGCAGAAAGGGAATTCAATCATGCTAGAAATGATGGAGAATCAGCTGGTTGGATTGCAGATGGACTGATCGCAAGGCCTTTGCCTAATAGGATTCGGCCAGGCAACACGGAGTGAGTAGCTGATATGATGAATGGCCGGTGGTTTTCATACCCGACCAATTGCTGCAATGTTTTTCACGAGGATTCAAGATGTATAGGAGTTCAAGGGCGTTATTGATTCTTTTCCATGCAACTCTGCTGGTGTAATGGCAGGCAGAGAACTACAAATTGTTGAAGCCAAATGGTATTTTGACTAAAACCACAAGCCAAGATGCTTTTTGTCAATGTCAGTGAATGGACTGACCCGGAAAGGGTCAAATAATTTGGAAACAGAAAACCACACAGATTTTTTGCGCTAAAGATTGCGTGTATGCTTAGTTTAGATTAACTGTTTAACTAAATTTGTATAGTTGACACAAAAACCTCAGGCAAATTTGATGTTATTTGACTAATATGCCGCAAATTATACAAATACCTTCATGccattttgttaaaataaacaGGAGATCTTAACAACTTATAAAAAGTAACAATCTCTATTTATATGAAACTTGTTAGAGCATACATAAACTATCACCTCTGCATCAACACTTTTCGTACGAATTAAACCGGGTCTTTGGAAGAATGATCATATTTTAAACGAAAGAAATATTAGAGGATCAAAATAATTCgaaaatattagttttcaaagatgtttatgaattaaatatcaaGTTTGTTAATTAGTTACacctacaaatattttttaactaagaTACGTGAATTCAGTTGGTAGTTATTGCGGTGTATTGAAAATAAAAGGAGagtaaaattgaataaatattgaAACAGAGAGTGAAAAACATAGATTGATAGAGTAGTGATGAGAAGATGAAGGAGAAGATAGAAGAACTATGGAGTGAAGTTCGTGAGGTGAGTTTAGGAAGCAATGGAATAATAGAGAGATTAGAATCTCCACCAACTCCACTCCAATTCCTTCGCAACTTCATCAACCCAAACAAACCCTGCATCATTTCCAACTCCATCTCTCACTGGCCATCACTCTCTTCATGGACCAACCATTCCTACCTCACTCAAACCCTCTCTTCCACCACCGTCTCCCTCCACCTCACCCCCACCGGCGCCGCCGACTCCCTCGCCCCTCTCCCCACTTCCCCTTCCTCTCTCTGCTTCGCCTCCGCGCATGTGCAGCGCTTGCCTTTCCCTGACGCGCTCCGTTTAATCAATTCCTCTAACCCTTCCGAGCGTGTGGCGTACGCGCAGCAGCAGAACGATTGTTTTCGTTCGGAGTATTGTTCTCTTGCTAATGACTGTGATTCTCATATTGGTTGGGCTACCGAAGCTTTTGGTTCGGAACCCGAAGCTGTTAACCTTTGGATTGGAAACCGTTATTCTCAAACTTCGTTCCATAAGGATCATTACGAGAATCTCTACGCTGTTGTGACTGGTGAAAAACACTTTCTTTTGTTCCCTCCTACTGATGTTCATCGATTCTACATTCGTCACTACCCTGCTGCTACTTATACATATTCTCAAGTAtacttattttttcatttaattaactaatttaatttcttgttCATTTtatggggtttagggtttaggcatTCTTTGGATAAGTGCTTGTGTGAAATTAAGTCactattttcataagctatttTGGAGACTTTATAGAAATAAACTGTTTGAAGCTGTTTTCATAACTTCTCATAAGTAGTTTCCAAAGTGCTTATGCCAATTAGATAAGCGCAAATAAGTGAATGCAACTTGGGTTTCTGTTTTAGTG
This region of Cicer arietinum cultivar CDC Frontier isolate Library 1 chromosome 8, Cicar.CDCFrontier_v2.0, whole genome shotgun sequence genomic DNA includes:
- the LOC101510333 gene encoding heavy metal-associated isoprenylated plant protein 22-like, giving the protein MGALDFLSDYFSVTPKKKRKPMQTVEIKVKMDCDGCERRVRNSVTNMKGVKEVDVNREQSKVTVTGYVEANKVLKKVQSTGKRAKFWPYVEYNLVAYPYIAQAYAKKAPSGFVKNTELALPNPNGHDDKITSFFSDDNPNACSIM
- the LOC101510665 gene encoding protein root UVB sensitive 1, chloroplastic; amino-acid sequence: MLSTSIHSSLLTSLHLRHRPPSPPHFSAPTFHPFPSNKPTPSYPFRLSSLPLFSHSTGNNNNNNNNGGDGGGGYWGYPFDSDDSSSNSRYTLFLSLLCSSVICYFFQLLLAKFAMARTPSSCSSSIENEILKQPIWEVKGGNFIKLFPDHLKDIFIASNPTFFSELSSLNVSQVPSFLYTKCKEFTVRLMLPEGFPNSVTSDYLEYSLWRGVQGVACQVSGVLATQALLYAVGLGKGAIPTAAAINWVLKDGIGYLSKILLSDFGRHFDVNPKGWRLFADLLENAAFGLEMCTPAFPHLFVPIGAVAGASRSAASLIQASTRSCFFAGFAAQRNFAEVIAKGEVQGMASRFIGIALGIGLGNCIGSSTPLVLASFCVVTWVHMYCNLKSYQSIQLRTLNPYRASLVFSEYLLSGQAPPVKEVNDEEPLFPALPILNACFANKAQSIVLSSEAKDAAVEIESRLQLGSKLSEIIHNKEEVLALFSLYKNEGYILSEHTGKFCVVLKENCSQLDMLKALFQVNYLYWLEKNAGIEGRGALYDCKPGGRLRISLEYAEREFNHARNDGESAGWIADGLIARPLPNRIRPGNTE
- the LOC101510987 gene encoding lysine-specific demethylase JMJ32; this translates as MKEKIEELWSEVREVSLGSNGIIERLESPPTPLQFLRNFINPNKPCIISNSISHWPSLSSWTNHSYLTQTLSSTTVSLHLTPTGAADSLAPLPTSPSSLCFASAHVQRLPFPDALRLINSSNPSERVAYAQQQNDCFRSEYCSLANDCDSHIGWATEAFGSEPEAVNLWIGNRYSQTSFHKDHYENLYAVVTGEKHFLLFPPTDVHRFYIRHYPAATYTYSQESGEFGLELEKPTRYVPWCSVDPFPSAENLEDEISKFPLYFNGPPPFECTVKAGEILYLPSMWFHHVRQSGDDGELTIAVNYWYDMQFDIKYAYFNFLQSIDYRSCLSPMMLENLCEEIDSGPDDNDTR